The Thermocladium sp. ECH_B DNA segment GATGACTGTGTACCTCCAGGAATCCATTAGCCATGATAGGGACAAGGCGCTTGAGGTGGCTAAGCAGCTTCAATCAACAACTGTGGAGAATGTTGCTAAGGCGGTCAGCATCGATTACATCGCGTCGACGATAATAATAGAGCTGAACGAGGAGCAATTAAGGNATAAGGGGATAAGCGTCAATGATGTTAAGAAGGTGCTGGATAGGGCTAAGGGCAAGGGCGGCGAGATCGAGGTGAATGGCTACACTATATTGGNTAAGGTTGATACCACGGAGCNCAGCAAGTTGAAGAAGGTGAGGGATAGGATACTGCAGACGAAGGTTAAGGGCATTAAGGGCATTAAGAAGGCCGTGGTCATTGAGGAGAAGGGGGAGTACATAATTCAAACGGAGGGCACTAATCTAGAGGCGGTTCTCCTAATGGATGGCGTGGATCACAAGAGAACTGTATCTAACGATATTCACGAGATATCCGAGGTCCTCGGCATTGAGGCCGCCAGGAGCGCCATAATAAACGAGATCCAGAAAATCCTCCAAAGCCAATCGCTTGAGGTTGATGTGAGGCACTTAATGATGGTTGCGGACGTCATGACGTGGGATGGAGTGGTTAGGCAGGTGGGGAGGCATGGAGTTGCAGGCATGAAGGAGAGTCCGCTCGCCAAGGCCGCCTTCGAGGTCACCGTGAAGAACTTGGTTGAGGCCTCCCTTAGGGGAGAGACGGAGAGGTTTAAGGGAGTCGTGGAGAACGTGATAGCCGGCAAGTACATACCAATAGGCACCGGCTTCGTTGAGCTCCTCATGGAGATGAAGTAGGCCCCTTAATATTGAGGCTCCTCCTCTGGCTTATATAGATCCCCAAGAACATTATTGCCGCGCCAATTAACTCAATTACCGTGGGCGCTCTCCCCAGCACCAAGTAATCAAGCACAATAGTTAGGGCTGGGACCAGGAAAACCACTGAGACAGCCCTTGACACGCCCATGTCGTTGATTATTAGGTTCCAGAAGAGGAATAATGCTGAGCCGCCCACTAGGCCCGTTCCAGCTAGATCCAGCAGGAACTTTGGTTCAATGCGTATCCTAATCCCCATTGGTATGGCAATCATAATCAGCATGATGGAGCTGATCAGCATCTGCATGGCCACTACATTAATTGGATCCCTGTTCCCCAGTTTCCTGAAGTAGACGCTGTAAAGAGCCCAGAACACGGCGTTTATCACGGTGAAGACCGCTCCAATTAATTCGACGCTGCCCAGGAACGAGATGTAGTACACCATGACTCCAAGGAACCCAACA contains these protein-coding regions:
- a CDS encoding DNA-directed RNA polymerase subunit A'' (DNA-dependent RNA polymerase catalyzes the transcription of DNA into RNA using the four ribonucleoside triphosphates as substrates), with product MSTYLSAEEIRARVDKLRRVLPPKLLDEFLAKAGDARLTEEQFKEALRLLVREYYRAVVDPGEAIGVVTAQSVGEPSTQMILRSFHFAGLREFSMALGLPRLIEVIDARKKPERPMMTVYLQESISHDRDKALEVAKQLQSTTVENVAKAVSIDYIASTIIIELNEEQLRXKGISVNDVKKVLDRAKGKGGEIEVNGYTILXKVDTTEXSKLKKVRDRILQTKVKGIKGIKKAVVIEEKGEYIIQTEGTNLEAVLLMDGVDHKRTVSNDIHEISEVLGIEAARSAIINEIQKILQSQSLEVDVRHLMMVADVMTWDGVVRQVGRHGVAGMKESPLAKAAFEVTVKNLVEASLRGETERFKGVVENVIAGKYIPIGTGFVELLMEMK